The DNA sequence ACCTCCAGCAGGCGCCGCCGGTGGAAGCGGCCGAAGTTGTAGTACGCGGCGCAGGCGCCCTCCGGCGACACCATGCAGGTGCCGATCGGCGTCTCCGGGGTGCACGCGGTGCCGAACACCTTGCACTCCCACGGCTTGAGCACGCCCTTGAGCACCTCGCCGCACTGGCACGACTTCGGGTCGGCCACGCGTACGCCGGGGACGGCGAAGCGGCGCTCGGCGTCGAAGGCGGCGTAGCGCTCGGTGAGCTTGAGCGCGGAGTGGGCGATGAACCCCAGGCCGCGCCACTCGAAGAACGGGCGCAGTTCCAGCACGTCGGACAGGACCTTGAGCGCGGTGAGGTTGCCGTCCCAGGGGACGACGCGGCTGTACTGGTTCTCCACCTCGCAGCGCCCCTCGGCGAGCTGGGCCAGCAGCATGTCGATCGAGTGCAGGATGTCCAGCGGCTCGAATCCGGCTGTGACCAGCGGTTTCCCGTACTGCTCGGCGATGAACCGGTACGGCTCGCAGCCGATCACCGTGGAGACGTGCCCCGGCCCCAGGAACCCGTCGAGGCGCTGGTCGGGCGAGTCCAGGATGGCCTTGACCGCCGGGATGATCGTCACGTGGTTGCAGAAGACCGAGAAGTTGGCCAGCCCCTCGGCGGCGGCACGGCGCACCGTGACGGCCGTGCTGGGGGCGGTGGTCTCGAACCCAATCGCCATGAACACGACCTCGCGGTCGGGGTCGGCGCGGGCGAGCTTCAGCGCGTCCAGCGGGGAGTAGACCATGCGGATGTCGGCCCCGGCGGCCTTGGCGTCCAGGAACGACCCGGCGCCGCCGGGCACCCGCATCATGTCGCCGAACGAGGCGAGGATGACCTCGGGGCGGCGTGCGATCGCGATGGCGTCGTCGACGCGGCCCATCGGGATCACGCAGACCGGGCAGCCCGGCCCGTGCACCAGCTCGACCTGCTCGGGCAGGTAGTCCTCCAGCCCGTGCTGGTAGATGGTGTG is a window from the Catellatospora sp. TT07R-123 genome containing:
- the hypD gene encoding hydrogenase formation protein HypD, producing MRFVDEFRNAEQARALAARIAARCEPGRHYKFMEVCGGHTHTIYQHGLEDYLPEQVELVHGPGCPVCVIPMGRVDDAIAIARRPEVILASFGDMMRVPGGAGSFLDAKAAGADIRMVYSPLDALKLARADPDREVVFMAIGFETTAPSTAVTVRRAAAEGLANFSVFCNHVTIIPAVKAILDSPDQRLDGFLGPGHVSTVIGCEPYRFIAEQYGKPLVTAGFEPLDILHSIDMLLAQLAEGRCEVENQYSRVVPWDGNLTALKVLSDVLELRPFFEWRGLGFIAHSALKLTERYAAFDAERRFAVPGVRVADPKSCQCGEVLKGVLKPWECKVFGTACTPETPIGTCMVSPEGACAAYYNFGRFHRRRLLEVTAR